In Paludibaculum fermentans, the genomic stretch GGACACGCTGCGGACATGGCCCCGGCGTCCGCTCTCCGAACCTTCGCGCCAGGACGAGTTCAAGTTGTCAGTTCCAGCCGCCACCTGCCCTGGCCGGGGCTGCTTCTTGAAAGGCACGTGACGATGCCTGGAGAGCGCGCTGGTGCCTCGATCCACGCGCCTGTCATTACTCTCTTCTCCGGGTCTCCGTGCCGTTTTGAGTACCGCCGGGGATCCGGCCATTTTCAGTCCTGTCTGGCCCGCCCGGGAACATTGATGATAACGCCCTCCGGCCCGGTGCCCGACCTTCGCTTGCACACGCCCGCCATGTTGATCCATTGTGTCCTGAACATGGAATTGATACGTGCCGCGATGGAAGAGTCGGGCGGCCAGGTCCGCCCCACGCCGCGCTTCCATGCCGGGATCCGTGACAAGCCAATCCAGAGAATCCTCGGCATGCTCACCACGGAAATGGAAACGGAACAACCATTGGGCGAGCTCTATGTCGCCTCCCTTACACACGCTCTGGTCACGCGCTTCGTGCAACTCGATTCAACCTGCGAACTGCATTCGACGGCGGGCGTCTCGGCCCTGCCGCCACGAATTCTGAAGCGGGTCCTGGAGAAGATCGAAGCCAATCTTGACGCGGATCTCACCGTAACGAACCTGGCCCAGGAGACCGGCTATAGCCGTGGCCATTTCCTCCGGATGTTCAGGGCGGCTACAGGCCTGACGCCGCACCAGTACGTTCTGGATTTGCGCTTGAGGAGAGCGCAGGACTCCCTCAAGCGGAAAGACACGCGGATCATCGATGTCGCCCTGTCGTGCGGATTCTCCAGCCAGTCGCACATGACCAGCGTGTTCCGGCAGCGCCTGGAGATGACGCCGGCGGAGTTCCGACGCAGCGCTTAAGGTCTGTCGTTCCCTGCTGTGGCAGAGCTGGGGCGTACAGCCGGGCAGCCCCGCACATCACCCACTTGAACCCCATCTTCCACCGCCCGCGCGCTCGGGTGTGGTGTGCCGCCGCGCTACACTGCCCAAATGAAAGCTCGCCCGGCGGTACCTTCCGACTCCGCGGCTATCGCCAGCATCTATAACGAAGGCATTGAAGACCGCACTGCCACTTTTGAAACCCGGCCCCGCTCCGAAGCAGACATCCGAAGCTGGTTCGATGGAGCCCACCCGATCGTCGTCGTGGAAGCTGAAGGCCGAATCATCGCCTTCGCCGCCACGTCCACTTACCGGCCTCGAGACTGCTACGCCGGCGTCGCGGAGTTCTCCGTCTACGTTGCCCGGTCCGGCCGCGGCAAGGGCGCCGGCCGCATAGCCATGCTGGCTCTGCAGGACGCGGCCGAGAAGTCCGGCCTCTGGAAGCTCGTTTCCCGCGTCTTCACAGACAATCAGGCGAGCCTGGGGCTGTTGGCCTCTCTCGGCTTCCGCCAGGTCGGCGTGTATGAGAAGCACGGTAAACTCGACGGCGCCTGGCGCGACGTTGTGATTGTCGAACTGCTGCTGCCCGCCAATTGCCGTTGAGCCTCCCTCAATGCCAGACTTGGGGAATCGAGGATAGGCAAGGAGGAACTGGGTATGCGTTGGACACCCGGCGGCTCAAGTGACGACATCGAGGATCGCCGCGACGACGGCGGAAGTGGCGGGGGTGGTGGGGGTGGTGGCTTCGGAGGTTTCAAGCTAGGTCTGGGCGGCATGCTCGTGCTCGGCGTCCTGAGCCTGGTCTTCAAAACCGATCTCATCAGTCCCTTCCTGGGTCTCAGCCGTGGGGGTTCGCCCGGCGTTAGCCGTCGCGCACCGGATACGGCCCGCACGAAGAGCGAACAGCCCCTCGTCGAGTTCGTCTCATTCGTTCTCGATGACAACCAGAAGACCTGGGCACAAATGCTCACTGCCCAGGGCAAGACTTATCAGAAGGCGAAGCTGGTGTTGTTCCGCGACAGCGTGGAATCCGCCTGCGGCATGGCCGAATCCGCGACGGGTCCCTTCTACTGCCCTGGCGACGGGAAGGTTTATATCGATCTCGGCTT encodes the following:
- the ypfJ gene encoding KPN_02809 family neutral zinc metallopeptidase, with product MRWTPGGSSDDIEDRRDDGGSGGGGGGGGFGGFKLGLGGMLVLGVLSLVFKTDLISPFLGLSRGGSPGVSRRAPDTARTKSEQPLVEFVSFVLDDNQKTWAQMLTAQGKTYQKAKLVLFRDSVESACGMAESATGPFYCPGDGKVYIDLGFYDELRTKFGAPGEFAEAYVISHEIGHHIQNLLGIEAQVRSAQRRNPSQRNALSVKMELQADCFAGIWGHSTNERGILEKGDVESGLGAAAAVGDDRLQKAATGHVSPESFTHGSSAQRMEWFQRGYNSGKLSACNTFAQD
- a CDS encoding arsinothricin resistance N-acetyltransferase ArsN1 family A, with the protein product MKARPAVPSDSAAIASIYNEGIEDRTATFETRPRSEADIRSWFDGAHPIVVVEAEGRIIAFAATSTYRPRDCYAGVAEFSVYVARSGRGKGAGRIAMLALQDAAEKSGLWKLVSRVFTDNQASLGLLASLGFRQVGVYEKHGKLDGAWRDVVIVELLLPANCR
- a CDS encoding helix-turn-helix domain-containing protein; translation: MELIRAAMEESGGQVRPTPRFHAGIRDKPIQRILGMLTTEMETEQPLGELYVASLTHALVTRFVQLDSTCELHSTAGVSALPPRILKRVLEKIEANLDADLTVTNLAQETGYSRGHFLRMFRAATGLTPHQYVLDLRLRRAQDSLKRKDTRIIDVALSCGFSSQSHMTSVFRQRLEMTPAEFRRSA